A single window of Emys orbicularis isolate rEmyOrb1 chromosome 18, rEmyOrb1.hap1, whole genome shotgun sequence DNA harbors:
- the MRPL41 gene encoding large ribosomal subunit protein mL41, whose amino-acid sequence MGLLTNLARGLVRGADRMAEFTSKRGPRSHNKGRGARKLGYVTLGGKFIKIKEMVPEFVVPDLTGFKLKPYVSYKTPKGTEPPLTAKQLFMDVVAPQIEKDIKDGTFDPHNLEKYGYEPTQEGKLFQLFPKNYVR is encoded by the coding sequence ATGGGATTGCTTACCAACCTCGCTCGAGGCCTGGTCCGAGGTGCAGACAGAATGGCTGAATTTACCAGCAAACGTGGACCCAGAAGCCATAACAAAGGCAGAGGAGCCAGGAAATTGGGTTATGTCACCTTAGGTGGGAAATTTATCAAAATTAAGGAAATGGTCCCTGAATTTGTGGTTCCAGATTTGACAGGGTTTAAGCTCAAGCCATACGTTTCCTATAAGACTCCTAAAGGGACAGAACCACCACTGACGGCCAAACAGCTTTTCATGGATGTTGTTGCCCCACAGATTGAGAAGGATATTAAAGATGGAACTTTTGACCCCCATAACCTTGAGAAATATGGATATGAACCTACTCAAGAAGGCAAGCTCTTCCAGTTGTTTCCCAAGAACTATGTACGTTAA